AATAGACTATCGGACTGACTTTTATTCTTTGGGAGTGACTTTTTATGAGTTACTTACTCAGCAATTACCTTTTGTAACTAATGAACCTATAGAGTTGGTACATTGTCATATAGCTCAATTACCTTTACCACCCCATATTGTAGTAGGAGAAAAAGTTTGCCCTAAAATTATCTCAAATATTGTCATGAAATTAATAGCGAAAACTTCAGAAGATAGATATCAAAGTACTGGAGGAATAATAGCAGATTTGAAAACTTGTCTCAATCAATTAGAGAAATCTGGTAAGTGTTCTAATTTTAGTTTAAGAAGTCAAGATATTTCAGATAAGTTTAAAATATCACAAAAACTCTATGGTAGAGTAACGGAAGTAGAGCAGCTATTAACAAGTTTTGAGAGAGTAAGCCTTGGCTCTACAGAAATGGTAGTTGTAGCTGGTTATTCTGGTAGCGGTAAATCAGCTTTAGTTCAGGAAATTCATAAAGCAATTGTTTATAAAAATGGTTATTTTATTTCCGGTAAATTTGACCAATTGCAGCGTGATATTCCCTACGCTTGCCTGATACAAGCATTTCAAGAGTTGCTTCGACAGTTGCTTACAGAAAGCCAGACGCAACTTTATACATGGAAACAGGAATTATTAGTAGCACTTGGAACGAATGGCCAAGTTATTATTGATGTCATTCCTGAAGTAGAATTAATTATTGGCAAACAACCTTCAGTACCACAGTTAAACTCAACTGCATCTCGAAATCGTTTCAACTTAGTTTTGCAAAAATTCCTGGGTGTATTTGCAAAAAAAGAACACCCTTTAGTTATTTTTTTAGATGATTTACAGTGGGTAGATTCTGCTTCATTAAAGTTAATTGAACTATTCATAGCTAATATCGATAGTAAATACCTTTTAATGATTGGAGCGTATCGAGATAATGAAGTTAGCTCTACTCATGCTTTGATGCAAACTTTAGATAAGATTCAAAGTGCTGGAATTAATATAAATAAAATTATTGTCCAGCCTTTGAAGTTAGAAAATGTAGAAGAATTAATTGCTGATACACTGAGTTGCTCAATGGCAGACTCGAAATCTTTAGCTGAACTGGTTTTTCATAAAACTGATGGTAATCCTTTCTTTTTGATTCAGCTACTTCAAGCTTTATATACACAGGAATTTTTGTTATTTGATTATAGTAATTGTTGTTGGCAATGGAACATTGCAGAGATTCAAAAGGTTGAGATAACTGATAATGTAGTTGATTTAATGGTGACTAAAATTGAGAAATTAGATAGCAATGTCCAAGAAGCTTTAAAACTAGCTGCTTGTATCGGGAATCAATTTGATTTAGAGGTACTTTCTATCGTTTGTGAAAAATTTTTTGAAGATATAGCTATTGAACTTTTACCAGCCATTCAAGAAGGTCTAATTATACCTCTAAGTGAGGCGTATAAAATTCCAATTCTTTGGCGTGAACAACAGAGCAATCACACAGCCACATTTTCTGCTAAGATACCTAAGCTTTCAGCTTCTATATCATACAAATTTTTACATGACCGAGTTCAGCAAGCTGCTTATACTTTAATTCCAGATGAGCAAAGGCAAGAAGCTCATTTCAAAGTCGGTCAACTTTTGTTTAAAAATATTACACAAGATAAATTAGAAGAAGATATATTTAATATTGTCAATCATTTAAACATTAGTTTATCTTTAATTAAGAATCAAATAGAAAAAGATAATCTGGCTTGTCTAAATTTAATAGCAGGTAGGAAAGCTAAGAATGCAGCCGCCTACGAAATGGCTATTAGATATATTAAAATCGGCTTAGAATTACTTTCAGCAGACACTTGGAATATTCAGTATGAATTGACCTTGGCTCTTTATGTAGAAGCTGTAGAATTACAGTACATAAATACTAATTTTGAGGAAGCTGAAAATTTATCTAATATTGTTTTAAGCGAAGCCAAGTCTCTTCTTGATCAAGTCAGAATTTATGAACTTAAAATTCAATCTTATATTGCTAAAATTCAAATGCAGTTAGCTATAAATACTGCATACGAACTTTTAGCACAGTTAGGAATTCATCTACCTCAAATACCAGACATCAATCATGTCAATCAAGAGCAAGAAACGGTAAAATTACTTTTACAAGATAAGCGAATTGAGGATTTGTCTAATTTACCAACAATGACAGATCCTTATAAGCTTGCAGCAGTCAGAATTTTAATGATTGTTACTACTGCGACAATTATTAGTAATCCTCTTTTATATTCTTTAGTAACATTAACTGCGGTCAATCTTTGCATTAAGTATGGTAATCCACCACAAGCTACTAGTGTTTATACTTTTTATGGCAAGCTGTTGTGTGGAATGATGCAAGATATTGAAACTGGCTATCGATTTGGTAAATTAGCTTTAAATTTACTAGAAAAATTTAATATTAAAGAAGCTAAACCACTCGTATTCCATTATACAAGCGGTTTTATTCGGCACTGGAAAGAACCTATTCGGGACGGTAGCATAATTGAAACATTACAAGAAGCTATTAATATAGGACTTGATACAGGGCATATAGAATATACTTCTTATGCAGCTTCAGCATATTGCTTATTTTTAATGTTTAGTGGGGATAATCTTACCGAATTAAACCATAAATATCAAGACTATATTAATTTAAATATTGAGTTGAAACAACAATATACAATTTTCTACATGAAAAACTGTAGAACTATTATTCTCAATTTAATAAATCAGTATGAAGACGGAAATTTTGCAGTAATTGGAAATTCTCTGGCAGAAGAGCAGAAACTTATAGAACAATGGACTCAAAAGCAGGCTGTATGGTTATTATTTAGTGCTTATTTGGCTAAAACAATATTATATTATCTATTTCATGACTATCACCAAGCTGTCAATTATGCTATTCAAGCAAAAAATAATTCACATAGTTCTGCTTCTTATATAGTTGCAGTACAACATAATTTCTACTATTCCTTGTCTCTGCTTGCTTGTTGCTTTGATAGAGAAAATCATTTTCGAGATGAATTTTTAGAAAAAGTAGCATTTAATCAAGAGAAAATGAAAATATGGGCTACTCATTGCCCAGAAAATTGCCAACATAAATATGAATTGATAGAAGCAGAGAAAGCACGAGTATTAGGGCAAAACTGGGAAGCCCAAGATTTTTACGAAAAAGCTATTCAAGGAGCAAAAACACAAGCCTTTATTCATGAAGAAGCTCTAGCTTATGAACGTGCGGCAGAATTTTACCTCTCTCTTGCCAGAGAGGAGGTTGGGCAGTTATATATGAAGAACGCACACCATTGTTATGCCTACTGGGGAGCAACAGCTAAAGTTAAAAATTTAGAATCTAAATACTCACATTTTTTTGTGGGTGTAACAAAACGAACGGGTGCTGAAACTATTAATACTACTTCCTCCTCTACTACTAACAGTAATACAGCAGTGTTAGACCTAACAACAGTTATTAAAGCATCCCAAACTCTAGCTGATGAAATAATTCTCAGCAAGCTACTCAAAAAGTTGATGAGGATCATCATTGAAAATGCTGGCGCTCAAAAAGGTTTATTGATACTTGACAATAATGGTAGTTTATTTATTGAAGCGGAAGGTTCAGTTGATAGAGAAGAAGTAACTACACTACAATCAATTCCTGTAAATACTATTGATGCTGGCAGTAAAAGGCAGCTTTTATCAACTACTATTATTAACTATGTATTTAACACACATAAAAATGTTGTTTTAGATGATGCTGCTAATCAAGATCAATTTATTCATGATCTATATATTATTGCTACTCAACCTAAATCTATCCTTTGTACGCCCTTACTTTATCAAGGTAAACTCAGTGGTATTGTCTATTTAGAGAATAATTTAACCACTGGTGTATTTACTGCCGAGCGTGTCGAACTTTTAAAAATTCTCTCGGCTCAGGCTGCTATTTCTATAGAAAATTCTCGTCTTTACGAACAATTAGAGAACTATAACCGGACTCTCGAACAAAAAGTTAAGGTAAGGACTCAAGAATTAGAAGATAAAAATGAAGAGTTAGCAAGTTTATTGCAAACATTAAAAGCTACACAAGCTCAGATTATTGCCCAAGAAAAATTAGCTTCACTTGGAGCATTAGCAGCTGGTATTGCTCACGAAATCAAAAATCCTTTAAATTTCG
Above is a window of Nostoc sp. MS1 DNA encoding:
- a CDS encoding ATP-binding sensor histidine kinase; this encodes MNAIAGCQIIAKIYESANSLVYRAIRSHNGQPVILKILKEDYPTRSELIRYKQEYEITHSLNLDGVIQAYELNRYKNSLVIILEDFGGESLKILMQRQHFTLKEFLRLAIKITESLSAIHTANIVHKDINPSNIVFNPKTGQLKIIDFGISSILPRENPIIRNPEHLEGTLAYISPEQTGRMNRVIDYRTDFYSLGVTFYELLTQQLPFVTNEPIELVHCHIAQLPLPPHIVVGEKVCPKIISNIVMKLIAKTSEDRYQSTGGIIADLKTCLNQLEKSGKCSNFSLRSQDISDKFKISQKLYGRVTEVEQLLTSFERVSLGSTEMVVVAGYSGSGKSALVQEIHKAIVYKNGYFISGKFDQLQRDIPYACLIQAFQELLRQLLTESQTQLYTWKQELLVALGTNGQVIIDVIPEVELIIGKQPSVPQLNSTASRNRFNLVLQKFLGVFAKKEHPLVIFLDDLQWVDSASLKLIELFIANIDSKYLLMIGAYRDNEVSSTHALMQTLDKIQSAGININKIIVQPLKLENVEELIADTLSCSMADSKSLAELVFHKTDGNPFFLIQLLQALYTQEFLLFDYSNCCWQWNIAEIQKVEITDNVVDLMVTKIEKLDSNVQEALKLAACIGNQFDLEVLSIVCEKFFEDIAIELLPAIQEGLIIPLSEAYKIPILWREQQSNHTATFSAKIPKLSASISYKFLHDRVQQAAYTLIPDEQRQEAHFKVGQLLFKNITQDKLEEDIFNIVNHLNISLSLIKNQIEKDNLACLNLIAGRKAKNAAAYEMAIRYIKIGLELLSADTWNIQYELTLALYVEAVELQYINTNFEEAENLSNIVLSEAKSLLDQVRIYELKIQSYIAKIQMQLAINTAYELLAQLGIHLPQIPDINHVNQEQETVKLLLQDKRIEDLSNLPTMTDPYKLAAVRILMIVTTATIISNPLLYSLVTLTAVNLCIKYGNPPQATSVYTFYGKLLCGMMQDIETGYRFGKLALNLLEKFNIKEAKPLVFHYTSGFIRHWKEPIRDGSIIETLQEAINIGLDTGHIEYTSYAASAYCLFLMFSGDNLTELNHKYQDYINLNIELKQQYTIFYMKNCRTIILNLINQYEDGNFAVIGNSLAEEQKLIEQWTQKQAVWLLFSAYLAKTILYYLFHDYHQAVNYAIQAKNNSHSSASYIVAVQHNFYYSLSLLACCFDRENHFRDEFLEKVAFNQEKMKIWATHCPENCQHKYELIEAEKARVLGQNWEAQDFYEKAIQGAKTQAFIHEEALAYERAAEFYLSLAREEVGQLYMKNAHHCYAYWGATAKVKNLESKYSHFFVGVTKRTGAETINTTSSSTTNSNTAVLDLTTVIKASQTLADEIILSKLLKKLMRIIIENAGAQKGLLILDNNGSLFIEAEGSVDREEVTTLQSIPVNTIDAGSKRQLLSTTIINYVFNTHKNVVLDDAANQDQFIHDLYIIATQPKSILCTPLLYQGKLSGIVYLENNLTTGVFTAERVELLKILSAQAAISIENSRLYEQLENYNRTLEQKVKVRTQELEDKNEELASLLQTLKATQAQIIAQEKLASLGALAAGIAHEIKNPLNFVNNFAELSIELAQELEEEIENQKDSLDSTSQKYIEEILNDIKQNAQKIYEHGKRSDNIVSGMLMHSRGQTGERQLVEINVLLAEAIDLAYHGMRTKDAAFKIVIKTDYDHSLGQINVVPENISRALINIINNACYAAHQKKMCLQEKSESIAEEFSPTLLVTTKDLGEEVQICIHDNGKGISPEIIDKIFNPFFTTKPTGEGTGLGLSITHDIIVQQHQGKIKVNTKVNIYTEFILTLPKTIAEKR